The region GCTACTACACTAGCTTCTGTATTTTTGGTTGCTATACACAAAGATCAAAAATCAACAGAGAGTGGTTACAAATACATCGTTCTTTGCTCAATCGGTCTAGCATTTGCTCTTTATGCAACCGTTCTTCTATACTCAGCTACATATAGCACATTAGGAGACGGAGAGGCTTCTATGCAGTTTTCAAGCATAATGGCTAACGCTAAAAATTTAAATCCAGATGCAGCAAAACTTATCTTTGTGTTTGCGCTAATTGGTTTTGGTACAAAAGCTGGTCTAGCTCCAACTCACACTTGGTTGCCAGACGTTCACGCTGAAGGTCCAGCACCTATCTCAGCATTGCTATCAGGCGTACTTTTAAAATGTGCGATGCTTGCACTTTTAAGATACTACGCTATCACAGCTCAAGCAGTTGGATTTAGCTTTGTTGAAGGCGTAATGATCGTTTCAGGAACTATCACACTTTTTGTAGCAGGATTTTTCCTAATAAGACAACACAACGTAAAAAGAATGTTTGCATACCACTCAATCGTTCACATGGGTGTTATCGCATTTGCACTTGGTGTTGGCGGTAAATTTGGTCTATTTGCAGCGATATTCCACTGCTTAGCTCACAGCTTCACAAAAGCTTTGGCTTTCTGCTCAACAGGTAACATAGCAAGAATTTACGGCCACAAAGATATGAGTAAGATGGGCGGCATGGTTAAGATCGCACCTATTACAACTATTATGTTTGGTGCAGCTGTATGCTCACTAGTTGGTGTTCCAGCATTTGCTATATTTGTTAGCGAATATAACGTCTTCGTTGGAGCTATCACAAGTGGTCAATACATCGCAGTTGCGCTATTTGCTATTGCACTTGCAGTTATTTTCATAGCTGACTTTGCGCACTTTAACATGGCAAGCTTTGGCGAGCCAAAAGGTGTGGTTGTTCATAATAAAGAGATGAGTTTATTTGAAAATTTACCTCTTATAGCACTCTGTGCCCTTATCATAATCTTTGGCGTATGGCACGTAGATAGCTTTTATACGCTAGTAAATAACGGTGTTAATATAATGATGGGAGCTTTAAAATGAGAGGCGATAAATTTGTTGAAATCCTAAAAACTAAAGTAAAAATTTTAGAAGTAACTCGTCAAGCAGACGATCAGATCACAGTTTTGGTGGATAGAAATGATCTTCCACTAGCTGTTAAAACACTTTATTATGATATCGGTGGCTTTATAAGCACCATGATACCAAACGACGAGCGCCAGATAAATGGCTGCTATGCGCTTTACTATGCTATCTCAATGGAAGGTAGCAAGATGACTGAGGCGGATGATTTTGCAGCTGAGGATAAGTGCTTTATCACAGTTAAAACCCTTATCCCAGGAAGCGATCCAACATTTCCATCAGTTACTCCGCTTGTGCCAGCTTGTGTTTGGTATGAAAGAGAAGCTTATGATATGTTTGGTCTAGTAGCTGAGGGTCTGCCTGATAAAAGACGTCTAGTTTTAAGTGATGACTGGCCAGACGGACTTCACCCACTTAGAAAAGATGCTATGGACTACCGCTACCGCCCTGATCCAGTAGATCACAGAGATGAGCCTGATGCGGAGTTTTTGTTCCCAACAGGTGATGCAGTAGTTGATGTGCCACTTGGACCACTACACGTTACATCTGATGAGCCAGGTCACTTTAGACTTTTCTGTGATGGCGACGAGATCATCGATGCTGATTATCGCTTGTTCTATCAACACCGCGGTATGGAGAAGCTAGCTGAAAACAGAATGAACTATGATCAAATGGGCTATCTTGCAGAGCGCGTTTGCGGAATTTGTGGTTATGCTCACGCTATAGCTTGTATCGAAGCAGCAGAAAAAGCTATCAAGCTTGAAATCCCACTAAGAGCTCAAGCTATACGCGTCATCTGTCTTGAGATTGAGCGTCTTCACAGCCACCTTTTAAATATCGGTCTAGCTTGTGAGGTCACTGGTAACTACAACGCTTTTATGCACATCTTTAGGGTTCGTGAGTACTCTATGGAGCTAGCTCAGCTTGTAACTGGCGGACGTAAAACATACGGCAACGTCGTTATGGGCGGCTTAAGACGCGATATGACAAACCATGAGATCAAAAAAGGCTTAGAGATCATCAACAAACTTGATATTCAAATTTCAGAAATTTGGGATGCAGTTTTGGAAGATAAACGCCAAATCGGACGCTGGAAAGGTGTAGGTATCTTAGACCGCCAAATCGCACGTGACTTTAGCCCAGTTGGTCCAAACATGAGAGGCTCTGGCTTTAAACGCGATAACCGCTACGATCACCCATACGACTTCTTCAAACAGATAGAATTTGAAGTAGCAGTTGAGCATGGTTGCGACGTTTTTGCTCGTGAGATGGTTAGATATAAAGAGCTAAAAAGCTCTATCCACATCATCCGCCAATGCTTTGAGATGATGCCTCAAACTCCGATCATGATCGATCCTGTGACTATGATCAAGCCTGAGAATTTCGCACTTGGTCATGATGAAGCACCACGTGGTGAGAACGTTCACTGGATCATGCAAGGTAGCGCTCAAAAAGTATATCGCTGGAGATGTAGGGCTGCGACATATAACAACTGGCCAAGCCTAAGGTATCAATTTAGAGGAAACAATATAAGTGACGCTGCACTTATCGTTTGCTCACTTGACCCTTGCTACTCATGTACCGAGCGTGTTACTTTGGTTGATGTAAGGACTAAAAAAAGTAAAATTTTAACAGAAAAAGACCTTAAAAAATTCTGTCAAGATGGCGGGGTTAGTAAGAAGGATTTAAGATGATGAAGTTATTTGACATCACAGAAAAATATGGAAAGGCGACATACGCCTATCCATTTGAGCCATATATTGTGCCTGAGAATTTCCGCGGTCAGCCAGACTATACATACGATCTTTGTATAGGTTGTGCAGCTTGCGGTATCGCTTGCCCTAGTAACGCAATAGAGCTTAAGATGAACGATGAGCAAACAAGGCTTGTTTGGCAGTTTGACTGTGGTCGCTGCATATTCTGCGGTCGCTGCGATGAGGTTTGCCCAACTGGAGCTGTTCGCCTAAGTGATAGCTTTGAGCTTGCGGTTAAATTTGACAAGAGCGCTCTTATCCAAAGAGGCGAGCTTGAGATGCAAACTTGCAAATGCTGCGGCAAACCATTTACGCCAAAAAGGCTTATAAATTTCACCCTTGAAAAGCTTGGCACAGCAAATTTACTCCCAGGCAGACTTGAAGAGGCAAAAGAGTATCTTTTTATCTGCCCAGAGTGCAAGAAAAATCAATCTGCTGAGAGGCTAACAAAAGGCGTTGAGGAGGCTATAAAATGAGTCTATATCAAGTCCCAGAGGACATAAAAACAGCAAATGACCTAACTGCAAAGCTAGAGCATTTAAAAAATATCAAAAGAAGCTTTAGCGTTTATAGGATCGACTGCGGAAGCTGCAACGGTTGTGAGATCGAAATTTTCGCGGCTATCACACCGATGTGGGACCCAGAGCGCTTTGGCTTTAAGCTTGTAGCAAACCCAAGACACGCTGATATCTTGCTTTGCTCAGGACCAGTCACAAGACAGATGTATTACCCACTTCTTCGTGCTTATGAAGCAGCTCCAGATCCTAAGATCGTAGTTGCTTTTGGTGCTTGCGGAAGTACTGGTGGAATTTTCCACGACGCTTACAGCGTTTGGGGCGGTATAGATAAGATCATACCAGTTGATGTCTATATCCCAGGCTGCCCTCCACACCCAGCGAGTGTTATTTATGGTCTAGGTATGGCTCTTGGCATCATTGATCAAAAGCTACACAAAAAAAGCTATGAAAACGACAGCACTACGCCTCCTCCAGTTAAAAAGTCAGTAATGGGCGATATCTTGTTTGAACGTGACTTGCATGCTGAAAGTAAAAGGCTGATGAGTTATATCTTTGGTAGAACACTATTTGAAAAATATATGGACGCTATCAAAGCCTCAAGCGATATCCACAACCCAGAGCTTGCACGTGAAGCGGTTATAGCAGCTATCAAAAAAGAAGATGATCCTAGATATGCTGAGTGTATGGCACTTTTACACAACGATGTCTATCTAAAATATGCAAAAGCTGGTAAAAATTTTGCGATTGATGTTGATAGTGAGGTTTGGAGTAAAAGATGATACAAGTTTATAAGCTTACAAAAAGGCATATGGACGACAACGAGAAGCTTCCACGCGAGCTAAAGGAGATAAAAATTTTCTCCACTTGCGTGGGACACGGCGTTGGTACGATTGATTTTAGCGAGAAGATCTTAGAGCTAAGTGATGAGGAATTTGACGAGATGATCAAAAACTCAGGCGAATATGTGAAATTTAAGATCGGAAATTTAAGCAAGTATTTTGAAGTTGAAATTTTTGCTGAGCATATCTCTAGACTCTTGCCGCAGCTTTGTGAGTGTAAGCTTAAAGAAATTTTGGCAAATTTAAAAGAGGGATATATCGTGCTTAAGAAGGACTTTTGATGAAAAAGGCCATCCTTTGCATCGGTAATCCTATGCGTGGTGATGATGATGTTGGCAATGAAGTCGGCCGCATCGTAGAAACTGAGCTAAAAGAGTGGAAGGTCTTTTTTGGGCAAGATGTGCCTGAGAATGAATTTTCAGCTATTAGAGAATTTGCGCCTGACATTTTGATAGTAGTCGATGCGATGAGCGGCTTTGATGAGGATAAGATAGAGTTTTTTGATCTAAGTGACGATAGAGACTACATCTACTCAACCCACAACCTACCAACGCCGGTACTTTTAAGCTATTTGCGTAAAATTTGTCCAAAGACGCTTTTTCTTGGCATTAGTGTCTTGCTTGAAAATGTCCTTGATTTTGAGGAGGGGCTAAGCGAGCAGGCTAAAAAAAGTGCCAGAAAAGCTTTTTTAAGAATTGTAGAGATTGATAAAAATTTAGTTGGTTAAATTTAGCAAGAGCTAAATTTAATCTGGGGTTTGCTAAAGATAAATTTGATCATTTTGGATTTGAAATTTAGTGTAAAACTAATTTTTAAACATTAAATTTTGACGCTAAAATGTCTATCTTTGGCACTACTTCTTTGCTTTATATTTGTTATAGATCAAAGAAGGTCAAATAAAAAGGAGACGTGATGTTAAATCCGGCAGAAACCGCTCAAGCGGTGTCAAGTTCTATGGAGCATAAAGCTCATACGCCACTTGTAAGCATTATATTTCTTGCTATCATGGCTGGAGCTGCTATTGCAATGGGTGATATTTTTTGGGCTCACTCAACAGTTGGTATGGCTGAAAAACAGTCTATCGGTCTTTCAAACTTCATCGGTGGTATCACATTTAGCTGCGGCCTCATGATGGTTGTATTTTATGGTGGTCACCTATTTACTAGCTCTATTTTAAGCGGTGTTAGTGCATATGATGGCAAATTACCACTTGGCAAAACCATAGGCTACTGGGTAATTGTTTGGATATTTAACTTCGTTGGTGGCGCATTGATCGCTTATATGTACTACTACTCAGGTTTGCCACTAAAATACGACGGCTACATCTTGCAACACTTTGTACCAGCAGCTATTGGCAAGATCACAGCACCATTTCATGAGCTATTTCTTCGCGGTATCTTTTGTAACGTCTTTGTTTGTATGTCTATCTGGACTGCGACAAGCGAGAGCAACCTATCTGGTAAATTCTTTGCCATTATGTGGATGATCGGCGCATTCGTTGCTTGCTCAATGGAGCACTGCGTTGCAAATATGTTCATCATCACTGAAGCTATCATCTCTAAAGCTCACTATATAGCAGCAAGTGGTGGCGATATCAACGCTGCAGCAGCTTTACTTCACACTACAGCTGATAAACTAGATGTCATCAACTGGACAAATTTCTTAAGCAAAAACTTGCTTCCAGTTACACTTGGTAACATCTGCGGTGGTCTTTTCTTTGTTGGTCTTGTTGGCTTCATGGCTAATAAATTTGATATGAAGAAAAAAGCTTAATAACTCTTTGAATAAATATAGCTCTTGATTGGTATATCTTTAGAAGTACGCGCTAAATGCGTACTTCTAGTATATCTAGTCAAAAGCTATCTAACATCTTCTAGCTTATAGTAAAAAATTTAATTCGTGTAACTTTCAAGTTTTTCGTGGTCGATGATGAGAAATTCGTGCGGTGTGATCTTTCTGATGATGTCGTCTTTGATAAGCTCATTAAAGGCTGTTGAGGCGCTTTGGCGCTTGAGACCAACAAAGCTTGAGAGCACTTTTAGAGAAAACGGCAAAAACACGTATCGATAGCCATTTTGTTTTAGATCTTGCTCGTTTGCAAGCTCGATCAAGAAATTTGCGATCCTGCCCTTTGCGTCCTCAAAGAGTATAGACTTTGTGATCTGGCGCTGCACGATGATGGTGTTTAGCGTGGTTGTTAGGATCTCACTTGCAGCTTTTTGATTGTGCAAAATTTCACCTATTTTATCCAGTCTAATGACGTAAATTTGGGCATCTTCAAGCACTTCAAAGGCGCAGTTATCATCGAGTATGGCGATGTTATTTTTTTCTAAATGATAAAGGATAAATTCCTCGCCATCTTCAAAAAATGAGAGCTTTGCTGAGCCGCTTTTTAAAATGATGATCTCGATATCTTCGGTGTAGATCGTGCTTGTTTTTGGCAGCTCTTTAAACTCAAATTTCTCCAGCTCATCTTGTGTTAAGATATCTAAAATATGCGTTTGTAAAAGCCCTAAGCGTGATTTTTTCATCTTTCTCCCAAAAAAGTGTAAGGGCTGATTTTACTTTATAAAGCATTTAAATAAGTTGAAATTTATCCTTTTTGAAGTCAATTTTTTTCAAATTCTTTTAAAAATAGTGATAAATTTAGGGTTTTGGCTGCATAAATTGCAACCAAATTTTAAAAGCCGTGCAGCTCTTTTATCTTCTCATCTATCGGTTTTTTGTGTCCGTCTTTTGTCACACTGACATAGGTCGCAGTCGCGCTTGTGACGTGTATAGTCTCTCTAAAACCACCGTCATTTAGCCTAAGTGCAGTCACTTCTATCTGCGTTGTTATCGATGTTTTGCCAACTGCGATGATCTTTGCATAGCAGCTTAGCACGTCGCCAACAAAGACAGGTTGCTTAAATATGATCTCTTTCATCGAAATTGTCACAACTCGCTCAGGCGAAATTTCTCTAGCTGCCTGAGCACCTGCAAGGTCGATCTGACTCATTATCCAGCCGCCAAAGATATTTCCAGCTGAGTTTGTATCTTTTGGCAGCATCACTTGCTTGATGCGTGGCTCGCCAAAGTCCTTTAAAATGTCCATTTTTTGCCTTTTAGATTTTAAATTTTTGGTAAATTGTAGCAAATTTTAATGGCTTTATGCTAAAATCCTGCAACTTTAAGGGATGAAAAGATGAATGATTTTAAAAGACTAAATGAACTTACAAAAGAGCAAAAATCCAAGCTAAACGCGATTTATAAAAATTTAGACAACGAGCTTATAAATGAGGCTGTGAAAATTTGTGATCTTACTGGCACACCAAGCCAAAAGCTAGCCCTTGCAAGAAGGATAGTTGATCTTAAAGTTGATCCACTTCAAAATGAGCTAAAAAAGCTAAATTTAGGCGAGGACGAGCAAAAACGCGTGCTAAATTTGATCTATGGCTACGTTAGAAATTTATATGAAAATCTGCATGCCCAGCTTATAAAAAAGGCACGTGATGAGCAAATTTTAGACCCATTTTATCAAGCCTTTGTAGAGGCTATGCACGAGCTTGGGCTTAGTCTAAATGCGTGGCAAATTTCATGGCAAGATAAGATAATAGATACTACAAATAAAGAGTTTGAAGCTAAATTTAAAGATTTAAGCCAGGCAAATGAGTTTATCACTAAAAACGGCTTATTTCAGTGTGACGCTAACGGCGTAAGGGCTGATAGAACGTATGGTGCTGTTTGCAAAGAGGGCGAGAAATTTAGCTTTTTGCCTTACGCGCTTGCCTTTAAAGATGAGGTTAGAGAGCTTAAAAAAGTATTTGTAAAAAATCTTGAA is a window of Campylobacter concisus DNA encoding:
- a CDS encoding hydrogenase 4 subunit F, with translation MDSLALILILPLLGALILFLSPKNYAVLSGLHVLFSAATSVALLNNVLKVLSGGTFYSFDKFLFLDSLGCVFLVLIAVTGFIVNFYSIHYMRWELEDGHIHLSDLKKYYALSHVFIFTMTLSVICNNVAFMWAAIEATTLASVFLVAIHKDQKSTESGYKYIVLCSIGLAFALYATVLLYSATYSTLGDGEASMQFSSIMANAKNLNPDAAKLIFVFALIGFGTKAGLAPTHTWLPDVHAEGPAPISALLSGVLLKCAMLALLRYYAITAQAVGFSFVEGVMIVSGTITLFVAGFFLIRQHNVKRMFAYHSIVHMGVIAFALGVGGKFGLFAAIFHCLAHSFTKALAFCSTGNIARIYGHKDMSKMGGMVKIAPITTIMFGAAVCSLVGVPAFAIFVSEYNVFVGAITSGQYIAVALFAIALAVIFIADFAHFNMASFGEPKGVVVHNKEMSLFENLPLIALCALIIIFGVWHVDSFYTLVNNGVNIMMGALK
- a CDS encoding NADH-quinone oxidoreductase subunit C; the protein is MRGDKFVEILKTKVKILEVTRQADDQITVLVDRNDLPLAVKTLYYDIGGFISTMIPNDERQINGCYALYYAISMEGSKMTEADDFAAEDKCFITVKTLIPGSDPTFPSVTPLVPACVWYEREAYDMFGLVAEGLPDKRRLVLSDDWPDGLHPLRKDAMDYRYRPDPVDHRDEPDAEFLFPTGDAVVDVPLGPLHVTSDEPGHFRLFCDGDEIIDADYRLFYQHRGMEKLAENRMNYDQMGYLAERVCGICGYAHAIACIEAAEKAIKLEIPLRAQAIRVICLEIERLHSHLLNIGLACEVTGNYNAFMHIFRVREYSMELAQLVTGGRKTYGNVVMGGLRRDMTNHEIKKGLEIINKLDIQISEIWDAVLEDKRQIGRWKGVGILDRQIARDFSPVGPNMRGSGFKRDNRYDHPYDFFKQIEFEVAVEHGCDVFAREMVRYKELKSSIHIIRQCFEMMPQTPIMIDPVTMIKPENFALGHDEAPRGENVHWIMQGSAQKVYRWRCRAATYNNWPSLRYQFRGNNISDAALIVCSLDPCYSCTERVTLVDVRTKKSKILTEKDLKKFCQDGGVSKKDLR
- a CDS encoding formate hydrogenlyase complex iron-sulfur subunit, coding for MMKLFDITEKYGKATYAYPFEPYIVPENFRGQPDYTYDLCIGCAACGIACPSNAIELKMNDEQTRLVWQFDCGRCIFCGRCDEVCPTGAVRLSDSFELAVKFDKSALIQRGELEMQTCKCCGKPFTPKRLINFTLEKLGTANLLPGRLEEAKEYLFICPECKKNQSAERLTKGVEEAIK
- a CDS encoding NADH-quinone oxidoreductase subunit B family protein, whose amino-acid sequence is MSLYQVPEDIKTANDLTAKLEHLKNIKRSFSVYRIDCGSCNGCEIEIFAAITPMWDPERFGFKLVANPRHADILLCSGPVTRQMYYPLLRAYEAAPDPKIVVAFGACGSTGGIFHDAYSVWGGIDKIIPVDVYIPGCPPHPASVIYGLGMALGIIDQKLHKKSYENDSTTPPPVKKSVMGDILFERDLHAESKRLMSYIFGRTLFEKYMDAIKASSDIHNPELAREAVIAAIKKEDDPRYAECMALLHNDVYLKYAKAGKNFAIDVDSEVWSKR
- a CDS encoding formate hydrogenlyase maturation HycH family protein: MIQVYKLTKRHMDDNEKLPRELKEIKIFSTCVGHGVGTIDFSEKILELSDEEFDEMIKNSGEYVKFKIGNLSKYFEVEIFAEHISRLLPQLCECKLKEILANLKEGYIVLKKDF
- a CDS encoding hydrogenase 3 maturation endopeptidase HyCI, producing the protein MKKAILCIGNPMRGDDDVGNEVGRIVETELKEWKVFFGQDVPENEFSAIREFAPDILIVVDAMSGFDEDKIEFFDLSDDRDYIYSTHNLPTPVLLSYLRKICPKTLFLGISVLLENVLDFEEGLSEQAKKSARKAFLRIVEIDKNLVG
- a CDS encoding formate/nitrite transporter family protein — translated: MLNPAETAQAVSSSMEHKAHTPLVSIIFLAIMAGAAIAMGDIFWAHSTVGMAEKQSIGLSNFIGGITFSCGLMMVVFYGGHLFTSSILSGVSAYDGKLPLGKTIGYWVIVWIFNFVGGALIAYMYYYSGLPLKYDGYILQHFVPAAIGKITAPFHELFLRGIFCNVFVCMSIWTATSESNLSGKFFAIMWMIGAFVACSMEHCVANMFIITEAIISKAHYIAASGGDINAAAALLHTTADKLDVINWTNFLSKNLLPVTLGNICGGLFFVGLVGFMANKFDMKKKA
- a CDS encoding Crp/Fnr family transcriptional regulator; this encodes MKKSRLGLLQTHILDILTQDELEKFEFKELPKTSTIYTEDIEIIILKSGSAKLSFFEDGEEFILYHLEKNNIAILDDNCAFEVLEDAQIYVIRLDKIGEILHNQKAASEILTTTLNTIIVQRQITKSILFEDAKGRIANFLIELANEQDLKQNGYRYVFLPFSLKVLSSFVGLKRQSASTAFNELIKDDIIRKITPHEFLIIDHEKLESYTN
- a CDS encoding acyl-CoA thioesterase, translated to MDILKDFGEPRIKQVMLPKDTNSAGNIFGGWIMSQIDLAGAQAAREISPERVVTISMKEIIFKQPVFVGDVLSCYAKIIAVGKTSITTQIEVTALRLNDGGFRETIHVTSATATYVSVTKDGHKKPIDEKIKELHGF